In Bacillus sp. NP247, one DNA window encodes the following:
- the hisS gene encoding histidine--tRNA ligase → MSIQIPRGTQDILPGSVELWQYIEGQAREICRRYNYKEIRTPIFEHTELFLRGVGDTTDIVQKEMYSFQDRGERSLTLRPEGTAPVVRSYVENKMFGDATQPTKLYYIGQMFRYERPQAGRYRQFVQFGIEAIGSNDPAIDAEVIALAVEFYRGMGLKNIKVVLNSLGDAASRQAHRDALIAHFEPRIGEFCSDCQSRLEKNPLRILDCKKDRNHELMGTAPSITEYLNEDSAVYYDKVQELLTMMDVPFEKDPNLVRGLDYYQHTVFEIMSEAEGFGAITTLSGGGRYNGLVQEIGGPEMPGIGFAMSIERLIMALKAENIELPIEHSIDCYVVALGEKAKDRAAKVAFDLRKAGLSVEKDYLDRKMKAQFKSADRLNAKYVAVLGEDELDKGIINLKDMATGGQEEVALDVFASYVAEKLI, encoded by the coding sequence ATGTCTATTCAAATCCCACGCGGAACGCAAGATATCCTTCCGGGTAGCGTTGAGTTATGGCAGTATATCGAAGGGCAAGCACGCGAAATTTGCCGTCGTTACAATTATAAAGAAATTCGCACACCAATTTTTGAACACACTGAGCTATTTTTACGTGGTGTTGGTGATACGACAGATATCGTACAAAAAGAAATGTACTCATTCCAAGATCGTGGAGAGCGCAGTTTAACATTACGTCCAGAAGGTACTGCACCTGTTGTACGTTCTTACGTTGAAAATAAAATGTTCGGTGATGCAACACAACCAACGAAATTATACTATATCGGTCAAATGTTCCGTTACGAAAGACCACAAGCAGGTCGCTATCGTCAATTCGTACAATTCGGTATTGAAGCAATTGGTAGTAACGATCCAGCAATTGATGCAGAAGTAATTGCACTTGCTGTAGAGTTTTACCGCGGTATGGGCTTAAAAAATATTAAAGTTGTATTAAATAGCTTAGGTGATGCAGCGAGTCGTCAAGCACACCGTGATGCGTTAATTGCTCACTTTGAGCCGCGCATCGGAGAATTCTGCTCTGACTGTCAATCTCGCTTAGAAAAGAACCCTCTTCGTATTTTAGACTGTAAGAAGGACCGTAACCATGAATTAATGGGAACAGCACCATCTATTACAGAATACTTAAATGAAGATTCAGCAGTATACTACGACAAAGTACAAGAACTACTAACGATGATGGATGTTCCATTTGAAAAAGATCCAAACTTAGTACGTGGTTTAGACTACTACCAACACACTGTTTTTGAAATTATGAGTGAGGCAGAAGGTTTCGGTGCTATTACTACATTAAGCGGTGGTGGCCGTTATAACGGACTTGTACAAGAAATCGGTGGACCAGAAATGCCAGGTATCGGTTTTGCGATGAGTATCGAGCGTTTAATTATGGCGCTGAAAGCTGAAAACATTGAGTTGCCAATTGAACATAGCATTGATTGTTACGTTGTAGCGCTTGGTGAAAAAGCGAAAGACCGTGCTGCAAAAGTTGCGTTCGATCTTCGTAAAGCTGGATTATCAGTTGAAAAAGATTATTTAGATCGCAAAATGAAAGCACAATTTAAATCTGCAGATCGTTTAAATGCGAAATACGTAGCTGTATTAGGGGAAGATGAGCTAGATAAAGGTATCATTAACTTAAAAGATATGGCAACGGGCGGACAAGAAGAAGTAGCGTTAGATGTATTTGCTTCATATGTAGCAGAGAAATTAATATAG
- a CDS encoding damage-inducible protein DinB translates to MNWSIFKDLKFSLRLSLAILLHALGVTFAVLSYSTWVVFVIAAMVVTLFMIQRADYLYKSSME, encoded by the coding sequence ATGAATTGGTCAATCTTTAAAGATTTGAAGTTTTCATTGCGATTGAGCTTAGCTATTCTTTTACATGCATTAGGAGTTACTTTCGCAGTGTTAAGTTACAGTACTTGGGTAGTATTTGTAATTGCAGCAATGGTTGTAACATTATTTATGATTCAAAGAGCGGATTACTTATATAAGAGTAGTATGGAATAA